One genomic window of Niveibacterium sp. SC-1 includes the following:
- a CDS encoding chloride channel protein — protein MKMRRGPWHWGSRLRQRAEFARLVRRRRAAYWRIWLGRAAVWAGAVAVGLVAVGFARLVDFLAHGLAGFSRDHWWLPLLYMPAAGGLLVWVTRRFFPGSEGSGIPQAIADMGPAADPRLPALLSLRIAVGKIFIGATAVGAGFSLGREGPTVQVGASLMQAIHRILPRGLLIRREHLIVAGGAAGISAAFNTPLAGVLFAIEEMSRGVEARMSGLVITAIVLAGVVAQVFFGGGHYFGHILVTGSPRDFLIAVLASGLTCGLAGGLFARLLIQASMGWTGRLAELRLARPALFAAACGLMIAVIGIVNHGQTFGSGYEPTRMLLDGSGQLPWYFSGFKFVSTVLSYLAGLPGGIFAPSLSIGAGIGHMLDPIFADPEARGLLLVLCMTGFLAAATQAPITSFIIVMEMVDGYGAVIALMAVALISTAVARLLSPPLYHTLATRYLAQRKAAAASLAEAAVEPAPAVDWSADEQENAGASGSGDQAGQAAPDSAPRT, from the coding sequence ATGAAGATGCGACGCGGTCCGTGGCATTGGGGGTCGCGCCTGCGACAGCGGGCCGAGTTTGCGCGCCTGGTGCGTCGTCGTCGTGCGGCCTACTGGCGGATCTGGCTGGGACGCGCTGCGGTCTGGGCAGGCGCCGTCGCGGTCGGTCTGGTTGCCGTCGGTTTTGCCCGTCTCGTCGACTTCCTCGCCCATGGTCTCGCGGGTTTCAGCCGGGATCACTGGTGGCTGCCGCTCCTCTACATGCCGGCGGCGGGCGGGCTGCTGGTGTGGGTGACCCGACGCTTCTTCCCCGGTTCAGAGGGCAGCGGCATCCCGCAGGCGATTGCCGACATGGGGCCGGCGGCCGATCCGCGGCTACCGGCGCTACTTTCGCTGCGCATCGCGGTGGGCAAGATCTTCATCGGCGCCACAGCCGTTGGGGCAGGCTTTTCACTCGGCCGCGAAGGTCCCACCGTGCAGGTGGGCGCGTCGCTGATGCAGGCGATCCACCGGATCCTGCCGCGCGGGTTGCTGATCCGTCGCGAACACCTGATTGTCGCGGGCGGCGCGGCCGGCATCTCCGCGGCCTTCAATACGCCCTTGGCGGGGGTGCTGTTCGCGATCGAGGAAATGAGCCGGGGCGTCGAGGCGCGCATGAGCGGCCTGGTGATCACCGCCATCGTGCTTGCGGGCGTGGTGGCGCAGGTCTTCTTCGGTGGCGGCCACTACTTTGGTCACATCCTGGTGACAGGCTCGCCGCGGGATTTCCTTATCGCGGTGCTGGCGTCGGGCCTGACCTGCGGGCTTGCCGGGGGACTCTTCGCCCGGCTTTTGATCCAGGCGTCCATGGGTTGGACGGGCCGTCTGGCGGAGCTGCGCCTCGCGCGTCCAGCGCTCTTCGCCGCGGCCTGCGGCCTGATGATTGCCGTGATCGGCATCGTCAATCATGGCCAGACCTTCGGCAGCGGCTACGAGCCCACGCGCATGCTGCTCGACGGCAGCGGGCAGTTGCCCTGGTATTTCTCCGGCTTCAAGTTCGTCAGCACGGTGCTGTCTTACCTGGCCGGCCTGCCGGGCGGGATCTTCGCGCCTTCGCTGTCCATTGGCGCGGGGATCGGCCACATGCTCGATCCGATCTTCGCCGACCCGGAGGCCCGCGGACTCCTGCTGGTCCTGTGCATGACCGGGTTCCTGGCCGCCGCGACGCAGGCGCCGATCACATCTTTCATCATCGTCATGGAGATGGTCGATGGCTACGGTGCGGTGATCGCGCTGATGGCGGTAGCGCTGATCAGCACCGCAGTGGCACGCCTGCTCAGCCCGCCGCTCTATCACACGCTTGCCACGCGTTATCTCGCGCAACGCAAGGCTGCGGCGGCAAGCCTGGCCGAAGCCGCGGTGGAGCCCGCTCCCGCCGTCGATTGGTCGGCCGACGAACAGGAGAATGCGGGTGCTTCAGGGAGCGGCGATCAGGCGGGCCAAGCCGCGCCCGACAGCGCGCCCAGAACCTGA
- a CDS encoding sensor domain-containing diguanylate cyclase: MDQDIELHPSSGERDHLGHGSGVNYAAAACTCGFALLGLLLFWNSASEPLLPWTGFILLHGLLISVLTGFAAFLVALYLSGLRNPRMAFISAAFSFASFMSAAHTLAYPAAWWPLVPLWIEPHDGPWIRAAWHAGFVLTLGIGALVLPYVPPEVSRQRAVAAAWLSLLLPVLVGTALIAAIPDVPLVAQSRASREVMFVSFGREILIGSHLLTLLAFGLRARPLSSLKVWLAASAFLSLVSVVLLIHAQTRFAAGWYAAAGLQIVAALAFLAALLWEFHFMFRQVSAANVSLRDMATQDGLTGLLNRRAYDTRIARELARARRDGSPLALLVIDIDFFKSYNDSFGHAAGDQCIRRVARSLRACARRPGDLVARYGGEEFVMILPDTPVDGAVQIAEDVCRHIRKKRIPAAKSVFGNVVTVSVGVAVTDAEVREDAHALFEAADAALYTAKQTGRNRVVLGNT; encoded by the coding sequence ATGGATCAGGATATTGAGCTTCACCCAAGCAGTGGCGAACGCGACCACCTGGGGCACGGCTCCGGCGTGAACTACGCGGCCGCGGCCTGCACATGCGGCTTCGCGCTGCTCGGCCTGCTGCTCTTCTGGAACAGCGCCTCCGAGCCACTGCTGCCCTGGACGGGATTCATCTTGCTGCATGGCCTGTTGATCTCAGTCCTGACAGGCTTTGCGGCGTTCCTGGTTGCACTTTACCTGAGCGGTCTGCGCAATCCGCGCATGGCCTTCATTTCGGCCGCCTTCAGCTTCGCCTCCTTCATGAGTGCGGCGCATACACTGGCCTACCCCGCCGCCTGGTGGCCGCTGGTTCCGCTCTGGATCGAACCGCACGACGGCCCGTGGATCCGAGCTGCCTGGCACGCCGGCTTCGTGCTGACTCTGGGCATTGGCGCACTCGTGCTGCCCTACGTGCCGCCCGAGGTCTCGCGACAGCGCGCGGTGGCCGCGGCGTGGCTATCCCTGCTGTTGCCGGTGCTTGTCGGCACAGCGCTGATCGCTGCAATCCCCGACGTGCCCCTTGTTGCGCAATCACGTGCCAGCCGGGAAGTCATGTTCGTTTCCTTCGGCCGGGAAATCCTCATCGGCAGCCACTTGCTCACCCTGCTCGCGTTCGGGCTGCGTGCCCGTCCGCTGAGTTCGCTCAAGGTCTGGCTGGCGGCCTCGGCCTTCCTATCGCTGGTCTCGGTGGTTCTGCTCATCCATGCGCAAACCCGCTTCGCCGCGGGGTGGTACGCGGCCGCGGGGCTGCAGATCGTCGCGGCGCTTGCCTTCCTGGCCGCCCTCCTGTGGGAGTTCCACTTCATGTTCCGCCAGGTCTCGGCAGCCAATGTGAGCCTGCGCGACATGGCGACACAGGACGGGCTCACAGGGCTGCTCAACCGCCGCGCCTACGACACGCGGATCGCCCGCGAACTTGCCCGGGCGCGCCGCGACGGCTCGCCGCTGGCCCTGCTCGTGATCGACATCGATTTTTTCAAGTCCTACAACGACAGCTTCGGCCACGCCGCAGGCGACCAGTGCATCCGGCGCGTGGCCCGCAGCCTGCGCGCCTGTGCGCGACGCCCGGGTGACCTGGTGGCACGCTACGGCGGAGAAGAGTTCGTGATGATCCTGCCCGACACGCCCGTCGACGGCGCGGTGCAGATCGCCGAGGACGTCTGCCGCCACATCCGCAAGAAGCGGATTCCAGCGGCCAAGTCGGTGTTCGGCAATGTGGTGACGGTCAGCGTGGGCGTTGCTGTGACGGACGCAGAAGTACGCGAGGATGCGCATGCGCTGTTCGAGGCCGCGGACGCCGCGCTCTATACCGCCAAGCAGACGGGGCGCAACCGGGTCGTTCTCGGAAATACCTGA
- a CDS encoding GNAT family N-acetyltransferase, giving the protein MARFLVHPRISDIPATSWDALTAGQPFMRHAYLAALEETGCVGEGSGWHPLHAALWEGDSLRAAMPLYLKQHSWGEYVFDWAWAEAFERHGIAYYPKALCAVPFAPVPGARLLGADEDARDLLAQVLAFCREQGLSSMHLLFPEARDLALGESLGMQRREGLQFHWHSAGESDFEGFLARLNHEKRKKIRQERRKLGEAGVSLRWLEGAAIAPEHWAFMERCYRTTYALHGSSPYLNLDFFLQLGAQLPEHCVLVLAERDSRPIAASLMLRDATALYGRYWGAVEHVPGLHFEACYYQGIAYAIARGLHRFEGGAQGEHKLARGMEAVRTHSLHWIADRAFADAIGRYLEREREGVGAAIDELQERSPFKATAPALSPTPPPPPPPEA; this is encoded by the coding sequence GTGGCCCGATTTCTTGTTCACCCGCGCATCAGCGACATACCGGCCACATCCTGGGACGCCCTGACCGCGGGACAGCCTTTCATGCGCCACGCCTATCTCGCCGCACTGGAAGAGACCGGCTGCGTCGGCGAGGGCAGCGGCTGGCATCCCTTGCATGCCGCGCTGTGGGAAGGCGATTCGCTGCGCGCAGCGATGCCGCTCTATCTCAAGCAGCATTCCTGGGGCGAATACGTGTTCGACTGGGCCTGGGCCGAGGCTTTCGAACGCCACGGGATCGCCTACTACCCCAAAGCCCTCTGCGCCGTACCCTTTGCGCCCGTACCCGGCGCGCGCCTGTTGGGCGCAGACGAAGATGCCCGCGACCTGCTCGCGCAGGTGCTTGCCTTCTGCCGCGAACAGGGCCTGAGCTCCATGCACCTGCTCTTCCCGGAAGCCCGTGACCTCGCCCTGGGCGAATCCCTGGGCATGCAACGCCGCGAAGGCCTGCAATTTCATTGGCACAGTGCCGGCGAATCGGACTTCGAAGGTTTCCTCGCACGCCTGAACCACGAGAAACGCAAGAAGATCCGCCAGGAGCGGCGCAAGCTTGGCGAGGCCGGAGTCAGCCTGCGCTGGCTGGAAGGTGCCGCCATCGCGCCCGAGCACTGGGCCTTCATGGAGCGCTGCTACCGCACCACGTATGCGCTGCATGGCTCCTCGCCCTATCTCAACCTGGACTTCTTCCTGCAACTGGGCGCGCAGTTGCCCGAACACTGCGTCCTGGTGCTCGCCGAGCGCGATTCACGGCCGATCGCCGCAAGCCTGATGCTGCGCGATGCGACGGCGCTCTACGGTCGCTATTGGGGCGCGGTGGAGCATGTTCCCGGCTTGCACTTCGAGGCCTGCTACTACCAGGGCATTGCCTACGCGATCGCGCGAGGCCTGCACCGCTTCGAAGGCGGCGCGCAGGGCGAGCACAAACTCGCGCGCGGCATGGAGGCCGTGCGCACGCATTCCCTGCACTGGATTGCCGATCGCGCCTTCGCGGACGCCATCGGCCGCTATCTGGAGCGGGAACGCGAAGGTGTGGGGGCCGCGATCGACGAACTGCAGGAGCGCAGCCCCTTCAAGGCGACCGCACCCGCGCTTTCGCCCACACCTCCGCCTCCACCGCCGCCCGAAGCTTGA
- a CDS encoding ferritin-like domain-containing protein codes for MSASFAPTLESAAFAALMCADPAEKCRLTARLAEEWCAGRLARAGSGAAALPRIETPGRPERPALVAADAVPRRSPFTPEGHAALLHAIAHIEFNAINLALDCVARFPEMPERFAADWVKVAAEEAYHFGLVCERLDALEHAYGDFPAHNGLWEMAVKTDADLCARMALVPRVLEARGLDATPPIIAKLRAVGDEATIAVLDIILRDEIGHVAIGDYWFRVSCAQRGLEPEATYRDMIERFEAPPPKPPFNREARLAAGFSEAELASLEAAAAARRKR; via the coding sequence ATGTCCGCCTCATTTGCGCCCACCCTCGAATCCGCCGCCTTTGCCGCGTTGATGTGCGCAGATCCGGCCGAAAAGTGCCGCCTCACCGCGCGCCTGGCGGAAGAATGGTGTGCCGGCCGACTGGCTCGCGCGGGTAGCGGTGCTGCCGCGCTGCCGCGGATCGAAACGCCGGGGCGTCCCGAGCGACCCGCGCTGGTGGCCGCGGATGCCGTGCCGCGCCGCTCGCCCTTCACGCCGGAGGGCCATGCGGCCCTGCTGCACGCGATCGCCCACATCGAATTCAACGCCATCAACCTCGCGCTCGACTGCGTCGCCCGTTTCCCGGAGATGCCGGAGCGCTTCGCCGCGGACTGGGTCAAGGTCGCCGCGGAAGAGGCCTATCACTTCGGCCTGGTGTGCGAGCGGCTCGATGCGCTGGAACATGCCTACGGCGACTTCCCTGCGCACAACGGGCTGTGGGAAATGGCCGTGAAAACCGATGCCGATCTCTGCGCGCGCATGGCCCTGGTGCCGCGCGTGCTCGAAGCGCGCGGCCTGGACGCGACGCCGCCGATCATCGCCAAGCTCCGTGCGGTGGGGGACGAGGCGACGATCGCGGTGCTGGACATCATCCTGCGCGACGAGATCGGCCATGTGGCAATTGGCGACTACTGGTTCCGCGTCTCTTGCGCCCAGCGCGGGCTCGAGCCGGAGGCGACCTACCGCGACATGATCGAGCGCTTCGAAGCGCCGCCGCCCAAACCGCCGTTCAATCGCGAGGCGCGTCTGGCGGCGGGCTTCTCGGAGGCGGAACTGGCGAGCCTGGAAGCCGCGGCGGCCGCGCGCCGCAAGCGCTGA
- the yqhD gene encoding alcohol dehydrogenase yields MDNFTFHNPVRVIFGEGQIKAVAAEIPASAKVLITYGGGSVFKNGVMDQVDAALAGRTVMKFGGIEPNPTYETLMKAVALIREQGIDYLLAVGGGSVLDGTKFIAAAVPFKGEPWDILSKGAAVESALPIGAVLTLPATGSESNTAAVISRSETGDKLAFLSPQVFPRFAVLDPLTTYSLPPRQVGNGVVDAFVHVMEQYMTFPADAKIQDRFAEGILLTLIEEGPRALAEPQNYAVRANVMWAATMALNGLIGVGVPQDWATHAIGHEITARHGLDHAQTLAIVLPAMLRVRREGKRAKLLQYAERVWGLRDGSEDARIDGAIEKTRAFFESMQVKTRFADYGIADPAFDTMLAKLVEHGGAKLGERGDLTLELSRKVLELAR; encoded by the coding sequence ATGGACAACTTCACTTTCCACAACCCGGTGCGGGTGATCTTCGGCGAAGGGCAGATCAAGGCCGTGGCCGCCGAGATCCCGGCTTCGGCCAAGGTGCTGATCACCTATGGCGGCGGCTCCGTCTTCAAGAACGGCGTGATGGACCAGGTCGACGCCGCGCTGGCCGGCCGTACCGTCATGAAATTCGGCGGCATCGAGCCGAATCCGACCTACGAAACCTTGATGAAAGCCGTGGCGCTGATCCGCGAGCAGGGCATCGACTACCTGCTCGCCGTCGGCGGCGGCTCGGTGCTGGATGGCACCAAGTTCATCGCCGCGGCCGTGCCTTTCAAGGGCGAGCCCTGGGACATCCTCTCCAAGGGCGCCGCAGTCGAATCCGCGCTGCCGATCGGCGCAGTGCTGACCCTGCCGGCGACGGGCTCCGAATCGAACACGGCGGCCGTGATCTCGCGCAGCGAGACCGGTGACAAGCTCGCCTTCCTCAGCCCGCAGGTCTTCCCGCGCTTCGCGGTGCTCGATCCGCTCACCACCTATTCGCTGCCGCCGCGCCAGGTCGGCAACGGCGTGGTGGACGCCTTCGTGCACGTGATGGAGCAGTACATGACCTTCCCGGCCGACGCGAAGATCCAGGACCGCTTCGCCGAAGGCATCCTGCTCACCCTGATCGAGGAAGGTCCGCGTGCGCTGGCCGAACCGCAGAACTACGCCGTTCGCGCCAACGTGATGTGGGCCGCGACCATGGCGCTCAATGGCCTCATCGGCGTGGGCGTGCCGCAGGACTGGGCCACGCACGCCATCGGCCACGAGATCACCGCCCGTCACGGCCTGGACCACGCCCAGACCCTGGCTATCGTGCTGCCCGCGATGTTGCGCGTGCGCCGCGAAGGCAAACGTGCGAAGCTTCTGCAATATGCCGAGCGCGTATGGGGGCTGCGTGACGGCAGCGAGGACGCGCGTATCGATGGCGCTATCGAGAAGACCCGCGCGTTCTTCGAGTCCATGCAGGTGAAGACGCGCTTCGCCGACTACGGCATTGCCGATCCGGCCTTCGACACCATGCTCGCCAAGCTGGTCGAGCACGGTGGTGCCAAGCTGGGTGAGCGCGGCGACCTGACGCTGGAGCTCTCGCGCAAGGTACTCGAGCTGGCGCGCTGA
- a CDS encoding NAD(P)-dependent alcohol dehydrogenase encodes MSSGAQFHAWAAKGQGQALEAFDFDPGPLGDEEVEIEVEHCGICHSDLSMIDNEWGFTRYPFVPGHEAVGRVVTVGARAKGLKAGQRVGVGWNRGSCMHCHQCIGGDHHLCGSVEGTIVGRHGAFANRIRAHWAWAIPLPEGLAAADAGPLFCGGITVFSPIVIHGIKPTQRVGVVGIGGLGHMAIRFLDAWGCEVTAFTSSEKKRDEAIALGADHVVPSTDSAALAKIAGSLDLILVTVNVALDWQAYINALAPRGRLHVVGAVLEPIPVSIFSLMGGQKSLSSSPTGSPATIAEMLAFCAHHDIRPQTEHFPMSKVNDALQHLRDGKARYRIVLDV; translated from the coding sequence ATGAGCAGCGGCGCGCAGTTCCACGCATGGGCAGCCAAAGGCCAGGGTCAGGCACTCGAAGCCTTCGATTTCGATCCGGGCCCGCTGGGCGACGAGGAAGTCGAGATCGAGGTCGAGCACTGCGGCATCTGCCATTCGGATCTCTCCATGATCGACAACGAATGGGGCTTCACCCGCTACCCCTTCGTGCCCGGCCATGAGGCGGTCGGCCGCGTCGTGACGGTCGGCGCCCGCGCCAAGGGGCTCAAGGCCGGGCAACGCGTGGGCGTGGGCTGGAACCGCGGCAGTTGCATGCATTGCCACCAGTGCATCGGCGGCGACCATCACCTTTGCGGCAGCGTGGAAGGCACTATCGTCGGCCGCCATGGCGCCTTCGCCAATCGCATCCGCGCGCACTGGGCCTGGGCGATTCCGCTGCCCGAAGGCCTGGCCGCGGCCGATGCCGGACCACTCTTCTGCGGCGGCATCACGGTCTTCAGCCCCATCGTGATCCACGGCATCAAACCGACGCAGCGCGTCGGCGTCGTCGGCATCGGTGGCCTGGGTCACATGGCAATCCGCTTCCTCGACGCCTGGGGCTGCGAGGTCACCGCTTTCACGTCGTCGGAGAAGAAGCGCGACGAAGCCATCGCCCTGGGCGCCGACCATGTGGTACCCAGCACCGACAGCGCCGCGCTCGCGAAGATCGCGGGCAGCCTGGATCTCATCCTGGTGACGGTGAATGTGGCGCTCGACTGGCAGGCCTATATCAACGCCCTGGCGCCCCGCGGCCGGCTGCACGTCGTCGGCGCCGTGCTCGAACCGATCCCGGTGTCGATCTTCAGTCTCATGGGCGGGCAGAAGAGTCTCTCCAGCTCACCGACCGGCTCGCCCGCGACCATCGCCGAAATGCTCGCCTTCTGCGCGCACCACGACATCCGTCCGCAGACCGAGCACTTCCCGATGAGCAAGGTGAATGACGCCCTCCAGCACTTGCGCGACGGCAAGGCGCGCTATCGCATCGTGCTGGACGTCTGA
- the mnmA gene encoding tRNA 2-thiouridine(34) synthase MnmA: MKVVVGMSGGVDSSVAALLLKQQGYEVVGLFMKNWEDDDDDEYCSTRQDLVDVASVCDVLGIELEVVNFSAEYKDRVFGDFLREYEAGRTPNPDILCNSEIKFRCFLDHAMNLGADKIATGHYAQVREWTNDGVTEHQLMKAEDGTKDQSYFLYRLNQAQLAKTLFPLGHLYKREVRRIAEGAGLHVFDKKDSTGICFIGERPFREFLMRYLPTQPGEIRSLDDNRLLGEHQGLMYHTIGQRKGLHIGGIKGNDNAGEHDAWYAAKKDVKSNILYAVQGHEHPALLRNDLVAADLNWISGRPPHTHWVYTAKPRYRTPDAPCEVGAVDAERCAIEFAAPQWALTPGQSVVLYESRVCLGGGIIL; this comes from the coding sequence ATGAAAGTCGTCGTCGGCATGTCTGGCGGCGTGGACTCCTCGGTCGCCGCGCTGCTTTTGAAGCAGCAGGGCTATGAGGTCGTCGGCCTCTTCATGAAGAACTGGGAAGACGACGACGACGACGAGTACTGCTCGACCCGTCAGGACCTGGTGGACGTCGCCTCCGTCTGTGACGTGCTGGGCATCGAACTGGAAGTGGTGAACTTCTCGGCCGAGTACAAGGACCGCGTGTTCGGGGACTTCCTGCGCGAGTACGAGGCCGGCCGCACGCCCAATCCGGACATCCTGTGCAACAGCGAGATCAAGTTTCGCTGCTTCCTCGACCACGCGATGAACCTGGGCGCGGACAAGATCGCCACCGGCCACTATGCGCAGGTGCGCGAATGGACCAACGACGGCGTCACCGAACACCAGCTGATGAAGGCCGAGGACGGCACCAAGGACCAGAGTTACTTCCTCTACCGTCTCAACCAGGCCCAGCTCGCCAAGACGCTCTTCCCGCTCGGCCACCTCTACAAGCGCGAGGTGCGGCGCATCGCCGAAGGCGCGGGCCTTCACGTCTTCGACAAGAAGGATTCGACCGGCATCTGCTTCATCGGCGAGCGTCCCTTCCGCGAATTCCTGATGCGCTACCTGCCGACCCAGCCGGGGGAGATCCGCTCGCTGGATGACAACCGCCTGCTGGGCGAGCACCAGGGCCTGATGTATCACACGATCGGCCAGCGCAAGGGCCTGCACATCGGGGGCATCAAGGGCAATGACAACGCCGGGGAGCATGACGCCTGGTATGCGGCGAAGAAGGACGTGAAGAGCAACATCCTCTACGCCGTGCAGGGCCACGAACACCCTGCGCTGCTGCGCAACGATCTCGTCGCGGCCGACCTGAACTGGATTTCCGGTCGGCCGCCGCACACGCACTGGGTCTACACCGCCAAGCCGCGCTACCGTACGCCGGACGCGCCCTGCGAGGTCGGTGCGGTAGACGCCGAACGTTGCGCGATCGAGTTCGCCGCGCCCCAATGGGCGCTGACACCCGGTCAATCAGTGGTGCTGTACGAATCCCGCGTCTGTCTTGGGGGCGGGATCATCCTGTAG
- a CDS encoding NUDIX hydrolase, translated as MGADRAWNPHVTVAAVVERDGRFLLVEEETTEGLRFNQPAGHLEEGESLVAACVRETLEETAHEFTPTALVGVYHWRKPGSDLTYVRFAFAGEIGREHPGRTLDEGILRASWLDEAELAAARGRFRSPLVQACIDDYRAGKRYPLELIRHFEER; from the coding sequence ATGGGCGCAGATCGGGCCTGGAATCCGCATGTGACCGTGGCGGCGGTCGTGGAGCGCGACGGTCGCTTCCTGCTGGTCGAGGAAGAAACGACTGAGGGTCTGCGCTTCAACCAGCCTGCGGGACACCTGGAAGAGGGCGAGTCGCTTGTAGCCGCCTGCGTGCGGGAAACCCTGGAAGAAACCGCCCACGAATTCACCCCGACGGCCTTGGTGGGTGTGTATCACTGGCGCAAGCCGGGTTCGGACCTCACCTATGTGCGCTTCGCCTTCGCCGGCGAGATCGGCAGGGAGCATCCCGGCCGCACGCTCGACGAAGGCATCCTGCGCGCGAGCTGGCTGGATGAGGCTGAGCTCGCCGCGGCGCGCGGACGCTTCCGCAGCCCGCTGGTGCAGGCCTGCATCGATGACTATCGCGCTGGAAAGCGCTACCCGCTGGAACTGATCCGGCATTTCGAAGAACGCTAG
- a CDS encoding branched-chain amino acid transaminase yields the protein MSMADRDGFIWYDGKLVPWRDATTHVLTHSLHYGLAVFEGIRAYKTDEGTAIFRLKEHTDRFFNSAHIYMMKMPYDKATINEAHREVIRANKLEAGYMRPIAFYGSEKMGISTKGATVHVAIAAWPWGAYLGEDGLERGIRIKTSSFARHHVNVTMPRAKLSSTYANSILANLEATQDGYDEALLLDTEGFVAEGAGENLFIVKDGTIWEPEIASALTGITRSTVHTLARELGYEVRTKRLTRDDLYIADEAFFTGTAAEVTPIRELDNRQIGEGRRGPITAKIQARFFELVGGKLPEHKAWLDYV from the coding sequence ATGTCGATGGCCGACCGCGACGGCTTCATCTGGTACGACGGCAAGCTCGTGCCCTGGCGTGACGCCACCACCCACGTGCTGACCCACTCTCTGCACTACGGCCTCGCCGTATTCGAGGGCATCCGGGCCTACAAGACCGATGAAGGCACTGCGATCTTCCGCCTGAAGGAGCACACCGACCGCTTCTTCAACTCGGCACACATCTACATGATGAAGATGCCGTACGACAAGGCGACCATCAACGAAGCCCACCGCGAAGTGATCCGCGCCAACAAGCTGGAAGCCGGCTACATGCGCCCGATCGCCTTCTACGGCTCGGAAAAGATGGGCATCTCCACCAAGGGCGCGACCGTGCACGTGGCGATCGCCGCCTGGCCCTGGGGCGCCTACCTGGGTGAAGACGGCCTGGAGCGCGGCATCCGCATCAAGACCTCGTCCTTCGCGCGCCACCATGTGAACGTGACCATGCCGCGCGCCAAGCTCTCCTCCACCTACGCCAACTCCATCCTCGCCAACCTCGAAGCCACGCAGGACGGCTACGACGAAGCGCTGCTGCTGGACACCGAAGGCTTCGTGGCCGAAGGCGCGGGCGAGAACCTCTTCATCGTCAAGGACGGCACGATCTGGGAACCGGAGATCGCCTCCGCGCTGACCGGCATCACCCGCTCCACGGTGCACACCCTGGCCCGCGAACTGGGCTACGAAGTGCGCACCAAGCGCCTCACGCGCGACGACCTCTACATCGCCGACGAAGCCTTCTTCACCGGCACGGCCGCCGAAGTCACGCCGATCCGCGAGCTGGACAATCGCCAGATCGGCGAAGGCCGCCGCGGCCCGATCACCGCCAAGATCCAGGCGCGCTTCTTCGAGCTCGTGGGCGGCAAGCTGCCCGAGCACAAGGCCTGGCTGGATTACGTGTAA
- a CDS encoding zinc-finger domain-containing protein: MHENTDKNQAIQVTEKDLPLHCPVPGAPLWARHPRVFLDVLKTGEASCPYCGARYAFSGERPAGHH; this comes from the coding sequence ATGCACGAAAACACCGACAAGAACCAGGCCATCCAGGTCACCGAGAAGGATCTCCCGCTGCATTGCCCGGTCCCCGGCGCACCGCTGTGGGCGCGCCACCCGCGCGTCTTCCTCGACGTGCTCAAGACCGGCGAGGCGTCCTGCCCCTATTGCGGTGCCAGGTACGCCTTCTCCGGCGAGCGCCCCGCAGGACATCACTGA